A genomic region of Planococcus kocurii contains the following coding sequences:
- a CDS encoding ABC transporter permease, whose translation MSNFMNLIWNEQIKLYAQKSTWIMFIVLALIVIGGGLITKFMGPETDFKEYGDNWQEEVQAENAQLATEMEEDEFLQFSNPVIIEENNYYLENNIKPQPYDGWEYVLENSFLSSVISLFTIIVAAGIISNEFKWGTIKLLLIRPISRTKILFSKYASVLIFALTLLVFLLVTSLVVGAILFGLNGVNPSIVQQQAGGFGQNGVLGEIVQDYGLSLITLVMMATFAFMISAIFRSSSMAIGLAIFLMMAGNAIVAFLSQYGWSKYILFANTNLKQYMDGAEPLIEGMTLTFSIVVLLVYFALFIGAAWTAFTKRDIAGQ comes from the coding sequence TTGAGTAATTTTATGAACTTAATCTGGAACGAGCAAATCAAATTATATGCCCAAAAATCGACATGGATTATGTTTATTGTTTTAGCACTTATTGTTATAGGCGGCGGACTGATAACCAAATTTATGGGTCCTGAAACTGATTTTAAAGAATACGGCGACAATTGGCAGGAAGAAGTGCAGGCGGAAAATGCACAGCTGGCGACTGAAATGGAGGAAGATGAATTTCTGCAATTTTCCAATCCGGTGATTATTGAAGAAAACAACTATTATCTAGAAAACAATATTAAACCGCAGCCTTATGACGGCTGGGAATATGTGTTAGAAAATAGTTTTCTTTCATCAGTCATTAGCTTGTTTACCATTATTGTCGCAGCAGGAATTATTTCAAATGAATTTAAATGGGGCACGATAAAGCTATTGCTTATTCGTCCGATTTCACGCACTAAGATTTTGTTTTCCAAATATGCCTCGGTGCTAATTTTCGCACTGACGTTGCTCGTTTTCCTGCTTGTCACTTCTTTAGTTGTTGGAGCCATACTATTCGGCCTTAACGGGGTGAATCCTTCTATCGTGCAGCAACAAGCGGGTGGCTTTGGCCAAAATGGCGTGTTAGGTGAAATTGTGCAAGATTACGGATTGAGTCTCATAACACTCGTTATGATGGCAACTTTCGCATTTATGATTTCTGCCATTTTTAGAAGCAGTAGCATGGCAATTGGCTTAGCGATTTTCTTAATGATGGCGGGCAATGCGATTGTTGCGTTCCTCTCACAGTACGGATGGTCTAAGTACATTTTGTTCGCCAATACGAATTTAAAGCAATATATGGACGGTGCAGAGCCACTGATTGAAGGCATGACACTAACGTTCTCGATTGTCGTTTTGTTGGTCTATTTCGCCTTGTTCATTGGTGCAGCGTGGACTGCGTTTACTAAACGGGACATTGCAGGACAATAA
- a CDS encoding DUF4064 domain-containing protein — protein sequence MKRTAEIVLAVIGALGYAFTAALGGFMIWLQNNKGLMEEVFNETIEQNPELGMSDMEVMLDALGTGGWLFAIASVVAVILGIVAIVLLKGNEKRVVAGIIFIATAVIVAIVTSGAGILAGLFYLIAGVMALIRKSKQVIEE from the coding sequence ATGAAACGAACAGCAGAAATTGTATTAGCCGTTATCGGTGCCTTGGGTTACGCGTTTACCGCAGCTTTAGGTGGGTTTATGATTTGGCTTCAGAATAATAAAGGGTTAATGGAAGAGGTGTTCAATGAAACGATTGAACAAAATCCTGAACTTGGTATGAGCGATATGGAAGTTATGCTAGATGCATTAGGGACGGGCGGCTGGTTGTTCGCAATCGCTTCTGTTGTGGCCGTGATTTTAGGGATTGTTGCGATCGTTTTACTAAAAGGCAACGAAAAGCGGGTAGTGGCTGGCATCATCTTTATTGCGACCGCAGTGATCGTCGCAATTGTTACAAGTGGAGCCGGTATTTTGGCTGGACTCTTTTATCTTATTGCGGGCGTGATGGCTCTTATTCGTAAGTCTAAGCAAGTGATTGAAGAATAA
- a CDS encoding hexameric tyrosine-coordinated heme protein — protein sequence MSRESWLPTLKTDTPEEGYELAVKLARKAVGMTQPDESIRKKLRPVYASNADSLTLASQVVAINFQTVAAANNYWKE from the coding sequence ATGAGTCGAGAATCGTGGTTACCAACGTTAAAGACGGATACACCTGAGGAAGGGTACGAATTAGCAGTGAAATTGGCACGGAAAGCTGTAGGAATGACGCAACCAGATGAAAGTATCCGTAAAAAGTTACGTCCAGTCTACGCAAGTAACGCAGATAGTTTAACTTTAGCTTCCCAAGTGGTGGCGATCAATTTTCAAACAGTAGCTGCAGCTAATAATTATTGGAAAGAGTAA
- a CDS encoding CynX/NimT family MFS transporter, with protein MLNNISKQKSVLIIFAIFAISINMRPAITSIGPMLETIREQLTLSNAQVSLLTAVPVICMGVFATMAPVLNRKFGLKRTIYAMLILIGLMTALRGFVSSFIVLIGTALIIGIAIAVIGPLLSAMIKQYFPDRAAAVIGVYSLGMGVGSAASAGLTVVFFDRTGSYLLALSSWSVLTLFGLVAWFFAMKGPIEVRQLDSVVAKEHQKKIRSPWKTRKAWLFLLFFGLQSSAFFSIITWLAPIAVAAGMTLLQAGLLLSIMTTVQLFLNILLPLLMERFPARKFWLLLMLVAGTLAVALFWTGIHPLMWTGAFIMGIPLGGLFPIALLLPLDETKTAEEASSWTAMMQTGGFIIGGLLPLLIAVVYDVTANHQYTFGIILSLYVMMFILTFMIGDKKVREDH; from the coding sequence ATGCTCAATAACATAAGCAAGCAAAAGTCTGTTCTAATTATCTTCGCTATTTTTGCGATATCTATCAATATGAGACCCGCCATCACATCAATTGGTCCCATGCTTGAAACGATTCGTGAGCAACTGACCTTGTCTAATGCACAAGTTAGTTTGTTGACGGCGGTTCCAGTTATTTGTATGGGTGTTTTTGCCACGATGGCTCCCGTATTAAACCGGAAATTCGGATTAAAACGGACGATTTATGCGATGCTCATTTTGATTGGACTCATGACTGCGTTACGAGGTTTTGTTTCCAGCTTTATCGTTTTAATCGGGACCGCATTAATTATTGGTATCGCGATTGCGGTAATTGGCCCCCTTCTTTCCGCGATGATTAAACAGTATTTCCCGGATCGCGCGGCAGCCGTCATTGGCGTTTACTCACTCGGTATGGGAGTAGGTTCTGCAGCTAGTGCCGGATTAACCGTTGTGTTTTTTGATAGAACCGGGTCCTACTTGTTGGCGCTTAGTAGTTGGTCTGTGCTGACACTTTTTGGTTTAGTTGCGTGGTTTTTCGCGATGAAAGGACCTATCGAAGTACGTCAACTCGATTCCGTTGTCGCGAAAGAGCATCAGAAAAAAATACGATCTCCGTGGAAAACACGCAAGGCCTGGCTATTTTTATTATTCTTCGGGTTACAGTCATCTGCGTTTTTCTCGATCATTACATGGCTCGCACCAATTGCGGTTGCGGCTGGAATGACCTTGCTGCAGGCAGGATTGTTGCTTAGCATTATGACGACCGTTCAACTGTTTTTGAACATCCTTCTACCGTTGCTCATGGAGCGTTTTCCCGCACGGAAGTTTTGGTTGTTGCTTATGCTAGTTGCAGGGACGCTCGCAGTCGCCTTGTTTTGGACAGGGATTCATCCACTCATGTGGACAGGTGCCTTTATTATGGGTATTCCGCTTGGCGGATTGTTCCCGATTGCCCTGCTGTTGCCACTGGATGAAACAAAGACAGCTGAAGAAGCTAGTTCCTGGACGGCCATGATGCAAACCGGTGGATTTATCATAGGTGGACTATTGCCACTTTTGATTGCAGTTGTTTACGACGTGACCGCAAATCATCAGTATACGTTCGGTATTATCTTGTCGCTATACGTAATGATGTTCATCTTGACGTTTATGATTGGTGATAAAAAAGTACGTGAAGATCACTAA
- the cynS gene encoding cyanase, with product MNRKEATQKILDAKFAKGLTWNEIAMESENAESWIVTALLGQATMTRPEAEKMGTLLDLDEEVVQALTQIPFRGDAIQMPPTDPGLYRLYEMVLVYGPTIKELIQEKFGEGIMSAIDFELDMQKKEDPKGDRVVLTLNGKFLPYRKW from the coding sequence ATGAATAGAAAAGAAGCAACTCAAAAAATACTTGATGCTAAATTTGCAAAAGGATTAACATGGAACGAAATCGCTATGGAAAGTGAAAATGCTGAAAGTTGGATCGTCACTGCTTTATTAGGACAAGCTACAATGACTCGTCCAGAAGCTGAAAAAATGGGAACATTATTAGATCTTGATGAAGAAGTCGTACAAGCTTTGACGCAAATCCCATTCCGAGGCGACGCCATACAAATGCCCCCTACTGATCCAGGTCTATATCGTTTGTACGAAATGGTATTGGTATACGGTCCTACCATTAAAGAACTCATCCAAGAAAAATTTGGCGAAGGCATTATGAGTGCGATTGATTTTGAACTGGATATGCAGAAAAAAGAAGATCCAAAAGGAGATCGTGTCGTTCTAACATTGAACGGAAAGTTCTTACCTTATAGAAAGTGGTAA
- a CDS encoding beta-class carbonic anhydrase yields MLLQEILEHNDQFVAKKEYVPYETTKMPQKRMVVVSCMDARLIELLPKALDIHNGDAKIIKNAGGTISHAFGSIMRSIVTSVYELNAEEIYIIGHHGCGMSQSNPQGTLQKMVDRGVTSPMVLSAIEYAGVDLHKWLFGFDDVVDSITANTELVRNHPLIPKDIPVHGLVIDPQTGKLDVIVDGYKDLARSVELEQSL; encoded by the coding sequence ATGTTACTACAGGAAATTTTAGAGCACAATGACCAGTTCGTAGCAAAAAAAGAATACGTACCTTATGAAACTACTAAAATGCCACAAAAGCGAATGGTTGTCGTGTCATGCATGGACGCTCGTTTAATTGAGTTGCTTCCAAAAGCGTTAGATATACACAATGGGGATGCCAAGATTATTAAAAATGCAGGCGGAACTATTAGCCATGCGTTCGGCAGCATTATGCGCAGTATTGTTACTTCAGTATACGAACTGAATGCTGAAGAGATTTACATTATTGGACATCATGGATGCGGCATGAGCCAAAGCAATCCACAAGGAACACTGCAAAAGATGGTCGATCGCGGTGTGACTTCTCCGATGGTTCTTTCTGCTATCGAATATGCGGGTGTTGACCTGCACAAATGGTTGTTCGGATTTGATGACGTCGTTGACTCCATAACTGCGAACACCGAATTAGTTCGAAACCATCCACTCATTCCTAAAGATATTCCCGTACACGGTCTTGTTATTGACCCGCAGACAGGAAAACTAGATGTCATCGTTGATGGATACAAAGATTTAGCAAGATCTGTTGAATTGGAGCAATCACTCTAG
- a CDS encoding Lrp/AsnC family transcriptional regulator, which yields MKGLGIIIDHIDFEILALLKENSRIQWKEIGQKVHMTGQAVGNRIRRLEDMGIIEQYTIAINRVKLIQPITAFITFFVETTDHKTFHDFFKAQEAISEAHRTSGDGCYLLTGHFGSNEELEMFLERLLTYGNYRINLSIGKIK from the coding sequence ATGAAAGGGTTGGGAATTATCATTGATCACATAGATTTTGAGATACTGGCATTATTAAAAGAAAACTCCAGAATACAGTGGAAAGAAATTGGACAAAAAGTACACATGACTGGGCAAGCTGTGGGAAATCGGATTCGAAGGTTGGAAGATATGGGGATTATTGAACAGTACACAATCGCCATAAATCGCGTAAAGCTAATACAGCCGATCACAGCATTTATCACGTTCTTCGTCGAAACGACGGATCACAAAACCTTTCATGACTTTTTTAAAGCACAAGAGGCCATCTCTGAAGCGCACCGTACGAGCGGAGATGGCTGTTATTTATTGACTGGGCATTTTGGTTCGAATGAAGAGCTGGAGATGTTCCTCGAACGTCTTTTAACATACGGAAATTATCGTATTAACTTATCAATAGGTAAAATTAAGTGA
- a CDS encoding nucleoside deaminase gives MDNLDIIERVIQLANNNVAEGGRPFSCIITRGDEIIAERANQVAQTNDPTAHAETLAIQDACKKLGTEHLTDCEIYILASPCPMCLGAMYYCSPQKVTYITTREEYKTYYRDDRKYFELENFYDEFSKSTDARRLPMTQVDHSERLAPYKLWNEKHGTNKA, from the coding sequence ATGGATAACTTGGATATTATTGAACGAGTCATTCAATTAGCCAATAACAATGTAGCAGAAGGCGGCAGACCTTTTTCATGTATCATTACGCGTGGGGATGAAATTATCGCTGAACGCGCAAACCAAGTTGCGCAAACAAATGATCCCACTGCACATGCAGAAACTCTTGCTATTCAAGACGCCTGTAAAAAGCTCGGAACTGAACATTTAACAGATTGCGAGATTTACATACTGGCCAGTCCGTGTCCAATGTGTTTAGGCGCGATGTATTATTGCAGCCCGCAAAAAGTCACTTACATCACAACTAGAGAAGAGTACAAAACCTATTACCGTGACGATCGAAAATATTTTGAGTTAGAAAATTTTTACGATGAGTTCTCAAAATCCACCGATGCGCGACGCCTTCCGATGACACAAGTTGATCATTCGGAAAGATTAGCCCCTTATAAACTGTGGAACGAAAAACATGGTACAAATAAAGCATAG
- a CDS encoding ATP-binding protein: protein MKNSFEKGIRYKYLRLTFSSVLVCCLLIIGIYFYMNNQQQEKLDEFTELTEKQETLRSLVHSLNQLFFRTRGFYAFQNEQELIMSYTELEDLKKSIVDMNDLSITRQEKERLVELSDFVGTFEEVIFPAAVAAVRNNDYEELRKLSQGGTNTAVNEFVAFSEEYQAANENTLNKLNEDMLKEAETFSFVLILLFVLLFIVIVFIILRALNDIVKPIEGMQKSIEGFVQGEEVAYKPLERSDELGVLSKTFHEMINTIQKNQEELTSQNQVLLLNETELQEKQTKLGASLKETEKTKERLIRFNELNHILSFTLDKQKLINATLEYFNDTYEVDTGVLWLPKTGEYTLKGFTAIMFKQFQEERINYLKARLKDRQSFTVKREAQQEKGFTADTVYIHDLYASVKNEENDHIALIGLSRVGRTFSTEEEQDISGLLNRIHLAIDRIQLYDAAIHERTLNERIINNINEGIQFISKNGDMVQRNDTMCTMLNCGEAPLDTSITQDIWIKGMSDQTTDSESMFTFLTNCIRETDREANTFQYTVKEPYERVIDVYSTPVIVENEKTGTIFVHRDITREHEVDKMKSELVSTVSHELRTPLSSVLGFTELLLNKQLKPEKQERYLKTIYKEAKRLTNLINDFLDLQRMESGDQVYRMDKISLNEIIIETAEKFRTQKDHSIVFVDDASDVIVEGDQERIAQVLMNLIGNAVKFSPLGGKVTISIKNDANNLRVSIEDEGIGIPPDDIPKLFSKFQRIDNSSRRKIGGTGLGLAICQEIILQHDGKIWIESQEGIGSVIHFELPLVSKLQGHATHEGAEENPPVMIVEDDMSLTLLLSEELKVNGFKVIYHTCPKAAFEEAKRTPLVGAVIDIMLGEEMDGWDLVDMMKADDLTKNIPIVISSALDPSSDAKKINKISHYLTKPYAPINLSKVMKKLLAGQDEDGVIFYARKDYIDNE, encoded by the coding sequence ATGAAGAATTCATTTGAAAAAGGGATTAGGTATAAATATTTGCGGTTAACATTTTCATCTGTCCTTGTTTGTTGCTTACTAATTATTGGGATTTACTTCTATATGAACAACCAACAACAAGAAAAACTAGACGAATTTACAGAACTCACAGAAAAACAAGAAACACTTAGAAGTCTTGTGCATTCATTAAATCAATTATTTTTCCGAACTAGAGGATTTTATGCTTTTCAAAACGAACAAGAATTGATTATGTCATATACAGAGCTAGAGGATTTAAAAAAATCAATCGTTGACATGAATGATCTATCAATTACGCGACAAGAAAAAGAGCGGCTTGTTGAGTTAAGTGATTTTGTTGGTACATTCGAAGAAGTAATCTTTCCTGCTGCAGTTGCTGCTGTTCGGAATAATGATTACGAAGAATTACGGAAGTTATCTCAAGGCGGTACGAACACTGCAGTAAATGAATTTGTAGCATTTTCTGAGGAATATCAAGCGGCTAATGAAAATACATTGAATAAATTAAACGAAGATATGCTCAAAGAAGCAGAAACTTTTTCGTTTGTCTTAATTCTTTTGTTTGTTCTTTTATTTATCGTCATTGTTTTTATTATTTTAAGAGCTTTAAACGATATTGTGAAGCCTATCGAAGGAATGCAAAAATCAATTGAAGGATTTGTGCAAGGAGAGGAAGTCGCCTACAAACCACTCGAACGCTCAGATGAACTAGGCGTTTTGTCTAAGACTTTCCATGAAATGATCAACACCATTCAAAAAAACCAAGAAGAGTTAACTTCTCAAAACCAAGTGTTGCTTTTAAACGAGACAGAATTACAAGAAAAACAAACGAAGCTCGGGGCATCTTTAAAAGAAACCGAGAAAACGAAAGAACGGTTGATTCGATTTAATGAGCTAAATCATATTTTGTCTTTTACGTTGGATAAACAGAAGTTGATCAATGCAACGCTTGAATATTTTAATGATACGTATGAAGTTGATACGGGAGTACTGTGGTTGCCTAAAACTGGTGAGTATACGTTAAAAGGATTTACAGCTATCATGTTCAAGCAATTTCAAGAAGAACGAATCAATTATTTGAAAGCTAGATTGAAAGATCGCCAATCGTTTACTGTAAAAAGAGAAGCGCAGCAAGAAAAAGGATTTACTGCTGATACTGTATATATCCATGATCTATATGCTTCAGTGAAAAACGAAGAAAATGATCATATTGCGTTAATTGGCTTATCGCGAGTAGGCAGAACTTTTTCAACTGAAGAAGAACAAGATATTAGTGGATTGTTAAACCGCATTCACTTAGCGATTGATCGCATTCAACTTTACGATGCGGCCATCCATGAGCGGACGCTAAATGAACGAATTATCAATAATATAAACGAAGGCATTCAATTTATTTCGAAAAATGGAGACATGGTGCAGCGCAACGACACCATGTGTACAATGCTAAATTGTGGCGAGGCACCACTGGATACTTCGATTACTCAAGACATATGGATTAAGGGCATGTCTGATCAGACCACTGATTCTGAATCGATGTTTACGTTTTTAACTAACTGCATTCGCGAAACAGACCGAGAAGCCAATACATTCCAGTACACTGTAAAAGAACCGTATGAGCGCGTGATCGATGTTTACAGTACACCGGTCATTGTAGAAAATGAAAAAACCGGTACTATTTTTGTCCACCGAGACATTACGCGAGAACACGAAGTGGATAAAATGAAATCTGAGCTTGTCAGTACCGTGAGCCATGAGCTTCGAACACCATTGTCCAGTGTTCTCGGATTCACCGAGTTATTGCTTAACAAGCAACTCAAGCCAGAAAAACAAGAACGCTATTTAAAAACCATTTACAAAGAAGCGAAACGTTTAACTAACCTTATCAATGACTTTTTAGACTTGCAACGAATGGAGTCTGGAGACCAAGTCTATCGCATGGACAAAATTTCACTCAATGAAATCATCATCGAAACTGCTGAGAAATTCCGTACGCAAAAAGATCATTCAATTGTCTTTGTGGACGATGCTTCTGACGTGATTGTTGAAGGAGATCAAGAGCGTATTGCCCAGGTGTTGATGAATTTAATCGGCAACGCTGTTAAGTTTTCACCACTTGGTGGTAAAGTGACCATTTCTATCAAAAACGATGCGAACAACTTGCGTGTATCGATAGAAGATGAAGGAATCGGTATTCCACCTGATGATATTCCAAAACTATTTTCTAAATTCCAGCGTATTGATAACAGCTCACGCCGAAAAATTGGTGGAACTGGTCTGGGTCTTGCAATTTGTCAGGAAATTATCCTTCAACACGACGGAAAAATTTGGATAGAATCGCAAGAAGGAATAGGATCAGTCATTCATTTTGAGTTGCCGCTTGTTTCTAAACTGCAAGGACACGCGACTCACGAAGGCGCAGAAGAAAATCCGCCAGTGATGATCGTAGAAGATGATATGAGTCTGACGCTCTTACTTTCTGAAGAACTAAAGGTCAACGGATTTAAAGTGATTTACCATACTTGTCCAAAAGCCGCCTTTGAAGAAGCAAAACGCACACCGCTAGTAGGAGCAGTTATCGATATTATGCTCGGTGAAGAAATGGATGGCTGGGACCTTGTCGACATGATGAAAGCGGATGATTTAACCAAAAACATCCCAATCGTCATTTCCTCTGCGCTAGATCCTTCTTCTGATGCCAAGAAAATCAATAAAATTAGCCATTACTTAACAAAACCATACGCGCCAATTAACTTATCAAAAGTAATGAAAAAGCTATTGGCTGGTCAAGATGAAGACGGCGTTATTTTTTACGCTAGAAAAGATTATATTGATAACGAATAG
- a CDS encoding response regulator transcription factor, translating into MKKILVADDEDILRILITDTLEDDFDIEEAEDGKEALQKIRDNDYDLIVLDYMMPYLTGLEVLEAVRNDHNTTKVLMLTAKAQDADRENAIAKGADYFMSKPFSPMELLTLVENILAS; encoded by the coding sequence TTGAAAAAAATATTAGTAGCAGATGATGAAGACATTTTGCGCATCCTCATTACGGATACACTTGAAGACGATTTTGATATTGAAGAAGCAGAAGATGGCAAAGAAGCGCTTCAAAAAATTAGAGACAACGATTACGATTTGATTGTTCTTGATTATATGATGCCTTACTTAACAGGCCTCGAAGTATTAGAAGCAGTAAGAAACGATCATAACACCACCAAAGTGCTGATGCTGACGGCTAAAGCACAAGATGCGGACCGGGAAAATGCGATAGCAAAAGGAGCGGATTATTTTATGTCCAAACCATTTAGCCCAATGGAACTGCTCACACTTGTCGAGAACATATTAGCTTCATAA
- a CDS encoding glycosyltransferase family 2 protein, giving the protein MHTFFEILAYVIIFYMIFSSLSYVGLFMLAFGKVKKESKLDRRESTEDILKNPYTYPVSILVPAYNEEVGVVSTVRSLLALEYPEKEVIVIDDGSKDSTSERMIQEFNMVQIPFAVRTHIQTAKIDAIYQSSIFPYIRLIKKANGGKADALNAGINLSSYSYFCAIDGDSILENDGLLKTMKPIIESDGQVIVTGGSVRIANGSTISRSKVEIIDLPKHPVVLMQIIEYFRAFLIGRLALSHLNILLIVSGAFGVFNKERVIQAGGYNKNTVGEDMELVVRLHRLLREEKSKQRIEYVPDPVCWTEAPESLEVLRSQRVRWQRGLFETLWTHKKMMFNPKYGAVGLVSMPYFLFVELLGAVFEFFGYFIIVGGLFFSLVDPQIAGILFLVTVLYGSLISALAVLLEELTLHKYPKTSHLVRLYFWALTEAFWYRPLMVLWRIQGIFATFRKQAHWGDMKRKGISS; this is encoded by the coding sequence AAGCTAGACCGTAGAGAGTCAACCGAAGACATCTTGAAAAATCCGTATACGTACCCCGTTTCTATACTGGTTCCCGCTTACAATGAAGAGGTAGGTGTCGTTAGCACAGTACGTTCGTTGTTAGCACTCGAATATCCCGAAAAAGAAGTTATTGTAATTGACGATGGTTCGAAAGATTCTACCTCTGAACGAATGATTCAAGAGTTTAACATGGTTCAAATCCCTTTTGCTGTTCGTACACATATACAAACAGCAAAAATCGATGCAATCTATCAATCTTCCATATTCCCTTACATCCGCCTGATTAAGAAGGCCAATGGCGGAAAAGCAGATGCGCTAAATGCCGGCATTAACCTGTCCTCTTATTCCTATTTTTGTGCGATTGACGGCGATTCCATTTTAGAAAATGATGGACTGCTTAAAACGATGAAACCCATTATCGAGTCGGATGGACAAGTTATTGTAACCGGCGGATCGGTGCGGATTGCAAATGGTTCCACCATTTCGAGAAGTAAAGTAGAAATTATTGATCTTCCAAAGCATCCTGTTGTGCTTATGCAAATTATTGAGTACTTCCGCGCATTCTTAATCGGCAGACTAGCTTTGAGCCATTTGAACATTTTACTTATCGTCTCTGGCGCTTTTGGCGTATTTAACAAAGAACGAGTTATACAAGCCGGCGGATACAACAAAAACACAGTCGGTGAGGACATGGAACTGGTCGTCAGGCTGCACCGACTTTTACGAGAAGAAAAATCCAAACAGCGCATTGAATACGTTCCCGATCCAGTTTGTTGGACCGAAGCCCCGGAGTCACTTGAAGTTCTTAGATCTCAAAGAGTGCGATGGCAACGCGGATTATTCGAAACTTTATGGACGCATAAAAAAATGATGTTCAATCCTAAATATGGCGCAGTTGGATTGGTATCAATGCCTTATTTTCTTTTCGTTGAACTTCTCGGCGCAGTCTTTGAATTTTTTGGTTATTTCATTATTGTTGGTGGCCTTTTCTTTTCTTTGGTCGATCCACAAATTGCCGGCATTCTGTTCTTAGTGACAGTTTTATATGGCTCTCTCATTTCGGCATTAGCTGTCTTATTAGAAGAATTAACACTCCACAAATATCCAAAAACGTCTCATTTAGTACGCCTATATTTTTGGGCATTAACAGAAGCTTTTTGGTACCGCCCGCTAATGGTGTTGTGGAGAATTCAAGGCATTTTTGCCACTTTTCGCAAACAAGCGCATTGGGGCGATATGAAACGCAAAGGAATTTCGTCTTAA